A portion of the Magnolia sinica isolate HGM2019 chromosome 17, MsV1, whole genome shotgun sequence genome contains these proteins:
- the LOC131231787 gene encoding UPF0481 protein At3g47200-like, which yields MDCIENEMHQEASSSANAPRRRFLASGGQALADSMKKSIAASASKPTDGKPPSIYKVPQRIRQVNEDAYEPQIVSIGPYHNGKERVQGMEEHKWMYLHSFLSRNPNHRLEDYLEAIEELEDEARSCYSEKVGPQMGNEFVKMMMLDGCFIVEFFLKCNELRLKQKEELDQKEKAVKPKEKELKQKDTELNPIEEELSLLSAFSTFSKDAIFNTTGMVSLIGYDMLLLENQIPFYHLLHLFHSYLITQWPRWSTRFPRSSPPRYNNTVDSIHNDGNKIFQSPPSPIRFPWSSPPPWSPSPPHNNTVDSIHNDGNKIFQSPPWSPSPPWSPSPPHNNTVDSHVIPSEESIPRNPNKWKKLLMFLRSRGFFPSSNKPQLPISNNPSPPLAPKIIPCAADLHLAGIKFKKKEKYRSILDVKFSNGVLEIPLLVIDDYTNTLFRNLLAFEQCYPNAKIRFTIYLSFMDCLIDTSKGVALLHRKRIIDHLLGRDEDVATLFNQLRVGTMDTYDDNYLSTLYKDVETHYNTRWNKWWASLRRDYFTNPRSGLSSIAAVILILVTITQTFFTVFPYY from the coding sequence ATGGATTGTATCGAGAACGAGATGCACCAGGAAGCAAGCTCATCTGCAAACGCCCCGAGAAGGAGATTCCTAGCCTCAGGTGGGCAGGCACTAGCGGATTCCATGAAGAAATCAATTGCCGCATCCGCTTCCAAACCTACAGATGGAAAGCCACCCTCCATCTACAAAGTCCCACAAAGAATCCGGCAAGTAAACGAGGACGCCTACGAGCCCCAGATCGTCTCGATCGGCCCATACCATAACGGCAAGGAGAGGGTACAAGGCATGGAAGAGCATAAATGGATGTATCTACATTCGTTCCTCTCCCGCAATCCCAACCATCGGTTGGAGGACTACCTCGAGGCGATTGAAGAATTGGAGGATGAAGCTCGAAGTTGCTACTCCGAGAAAGTGGGCCCCCAGATGGGCAACGAGTTTGTGAAAATGATGATGCTTGATGGTTGCTTCATTGTCGAGTTCTTTCTCAAGTGCAATGAGCTCAGGCTCAAGCAAAAAGAAGAACTCGATCAAAAAGAGAAGGCGGTCAAGCCAAAAGAGAAAGAGCTCAAGCAAAAAGACACGGAGCTCAATCCTATAGAGGAGGAACTCAGTCTTCTTTCTGCGTTTAGTACGTTCTCCAAAGACGCAATATTTAATACGACTGGGATGGTGTCTCTTATAGGGTATGATATGCTCCTACTCGAAAATCAAATTCCTTTCTATCATCTGCTCCATTTGTTCCACTCGTATTTGATTACTCAGTGGCCCCGCTGGTCGACTCGATTTCCACGGTCATCGCCTCCACGGTACAATAATACGGTCGACTCCATTCATAACGATGGGAATAAAATATTCCAATCTCCACCGTCGCCGATTCGATTTCCATGGTCATCGCCTCCACCGTGGTCACCGTCTCCACCGCACAATAATACGGTCGACTCCATTCATAACGATGGGAATAAAATATTCCAATCTCCACCGTGGTCACCGTCTCCACCGTGGTCACCGTCTCCACCGCACAATAATACGGTCGACTCGCATGTGATACCTAGTGAGGAGTCCATTCCACGCAACCCCAACAAGTGGAAGAAACTGCTCATGTTCTTGCGCTCGAGAGGTTTCTTCCCAAGTTCAAATAAGCCCCAGTTGCCCATTAGTAACAATCCATCTCCACCGTTGGCACCCAAGATAATCCCTTGTGCGGCTGACCTCCATCTTGCAGGGATCAAGTTCAAGAAGAAAGAGAAGTATAGAAGCATCTTGGATGTGAAATTTAGTAATGGGGTGTTGGAAATCCCTCTGTTGGTGATTGATGACTACACCAATACTCTCTTTCGGAACCTCTTAGCTTTCGAACAATGCTACCCAAATGCTAAAATTCGCTTCACGATTTACCTTTCCTTCATGGATTGCCTTATCGACACGTCTAAAGGTGTGGCCCTGCTCCATCGAAAGAGGATCATAGATCATTTGCTGGGAAGAGATGAGGATGTGGCCACCCTATTTAACCAGCTTCGCGTTGGTACCATGGATACCTACGATGATAATTACCTTTCGACTCTATACAAGGATGTGGAAACACATTACAACACCCGATGGAACAAGTGGTGGGCGAGCTTGAGGCGCGATTATTTCACCAATCCACGGTCCGGCCTTTCTTCAATAGCGGCCGTGATCCTCATCCTGGTCACCATCACCCAAACGTTCTTCACCGTCTTTCCATATTACTGA